GCCACGTCTTGAAGCCCGGCGTCTTAGAGTGGATGAGGCCATGAGGCGCGAGGCTGTGCGATGACGACCGCGTTCGATTCACCCCTCCCCGTTCTGGCCGTGGCGGCGCCCCTCATCGGCGGCCTGCTTGTTGCCGCCTCCGGCCGCAGGCCCAACCTCCGGGAAGCATGGACCCTTCTCGCAAGCCTCGCCACCATTGCCCTCGTCACTGCGATGCTCCCGAAGACGCTGGACGGCAGGCACGCCCAATCGGTGCTCTTCGATCTCATCCCCGGTGTGCCCATCGCCCTCCGGGCCGATGCTGCGGGCATGCTCTTCGCCCTCCTGGCCGCTGTCCTCTGGCTTGCCACGTCGCTCTACTCCATCGGGTACATGCGGGCTTTGGAGGAGCGCAAGCAGACTCGCTACTACTGCGCCTTTGCCCTAAGCATCTCTTCTGCACTGGGGGTCGCCCTCGCGGACAACCTCCTCACGTTCGTCCTCTTCTATGAGCTGTTGAGCATCGTGACCTACCCTCTTGTGATCCACCATGAGACGCCTGAAGCCCTGCGCGCAGGCAGGAAATACCTGTTCTATACCCTGTCCGGCGGCCTTGCCCTCATCGGTGCCGTTGCCTGGGCCTATGCCTCCGGGCTGGACATCGCCTTCCGCCCGGACGGCGCCTTCTCCTCAGCGGCCGCAAGCGATGCGACGCTCTGGGGGCTCTTTGCCCTTCTGTCCTTTGGTGTGGGCGTCAAGGCCGCCGTCATGCCCCTCCATAGCTGGCTTCCATCGGCAATGGTCGCGCCGACGCCTGTCAGCGCGCTGCTCCACGCCGTGGCCGTGGTGAAGGCCGGGGCCTTCGGGTTCGTCCGCGTCATCGGCTTCGTCTTCGGCGTCGGTCTGTTGAAGGAGATGGGCGCATGGGGCGTTCTTGCCGGCTTTGCGGGAGCCACCTTAATTATCAGTTCCCTGCTGGCGCTCAGGATAGACCATCTCAAGCGCCGGCTCGCCTACTCAACCATCAGCCATCTCTCCTACATCGTCCTTGGGACAGCCCTCCTAGGCCCCGCGGCCTGGACCGGTGCGCTGCTGCACATCGTGGCCCACGGCTTCACCAAGATCACCCTCTTCTTCTGCGCGGGCGCGATCCACGTTACCGTCCACAAAGACCGCGTGAGCGAGCTTAAGGGCATCGGCAGGCAGATGCCGCTGACTATGGGCGCCTTTACCATCGCGAGCCTTGGGATGATCGGCATGCCGCCGCTGACCCTCTTCGCCAGCAAGTGGTTCCTGGGGACGGGCGCGGTGGAGCAGGGCCAGGAAGTCTTCCTCTTCCTCTATCTTATCGGCGGACTGCTGGCGGCGGGCTACCTTTTGCCTATCGTCGCCCGGGCCTACCTCTGGCGGTCGCCTCATTTCGCCTCCTTCAGGGAGGCGCCGCGTTTGATGCTCGTTCCCCTGTTGGCCACTGCGGCTCTGACCATCATTTGGGGGCTGGCGCCTGATCTGCCCTTCCACTTCCTGGAACTCTCCAGGGGTGTGGCGCGCGCTGTCACGGGCGGTGCCCCATGAAGCTGTCCAGACGCTTCGTGATCGCCTTCATTTTGGGCCTGATCCTTGTCATCTGCGGCGACCTTGTCCTCAAGGCGACGGGCAGGGCGAAGGCCGAGCTCTGGGGCGCTGAAGTGGCGGGCTACTGGGCCGCCTTCGGCCTTCTCTGGGTCCTTGTTATCTCGTTTGTGGCGAAACGCATCCTGGACCCCTGGCTCCATCGGCGCGAGGACTACTACGAAGATAGTGAGGCTGAGGATGAATAGCATCCCACCAGGCCTCATCCTGCTTATCGGCGCCGTCTGCGTCCTTCTCGTGCCCTCACGGGCGCGTTCGTTCGTCTTCCTGGCCTTCGCGGTGCTGGTCAGCGTCCAGCTCTTCTTTGTTCTGGACACCGGAGACACTGTGGAGTGGCATTGGCTTGGCTTCACCATCAATCCGCTCCGCGTGGATAAGCTCAGCCTCATCTTTGGCTATGTCTTCGGCCTCATGGCGATTTTGGGAGGCATCTACGCCTTCCATATCCGCAGCCGCGGCGCTCACGCCGCCGCTCTCGCCTCGGGGGCCGCGGCGCTCGGAGTCGTCTTCGCGGGCGATTTGCTGACCCTCGTCCTTGCCTGGGAGGCGATGGCCTTGGCCTCGGCCTACCTGGTGAGCACCGGCGGGACGCTCCGCGCCCGTGGCGCGGCGGTTCGCTATCTCTTTGTCCACCTGACGGGAGGTGCCGTCCTGCTTTCGGGCATCCTCTGGCACCTCGGCTCCGGCGGCGGCCTCGCCTTCAACGCCTTTGATGGGGGAACAGCGGCCTGGCTTATCCTGATAGGTTTTGCCGTGAACGCCGCGATCCCACCCCTGCACGCCTGGCTTGCCGATGCCTATCCTGAGTCCAGCGTCACCGGCACCGTTTTCTTGAGCGCCTTTACCACCAAGACCGCTGTCTATGTGCTCGTCCGCGGCTTCCCCGGCTTCGATATCCTCGTTCCCTTCGGCGTCGCGATGGCTCTCTACGGCGTTATTTTCGCCATGCTGCAGAATGACATCCGGAGATTGCTTGCCTATCACATCATCAGCCAGGTCGGCTTCATGGTGGCGGCGGTCGGCATCGGTACGGAGACCGGCATCAACGGCGCGGCTGCCCATGCATTTGTCCATGTTATCTATAAAGGCCTTCTGCTGATGGGCGCGGGCGCTGTGCTCTACGCCACGGGCAAGTCTCGCATGTCCGATCTGGGCGGTCTTTCGAGCAGAAGCATGCGTGCCGCCTTTCTCCTCTATCTGGTCGGCGGTCTTTCGATCTCGGCCTTTCCTCTCTTCAGCGGCTTTGCAGGCAAGTCACTCGTCATCACTGCAGCCGAAGATGAGCATATGGGGTGGGCTGTCTTTCTCCTCTATGGCGCCTCCGTCGGCACATTCCTGAGCACTACCCTGAAGCTTCCCTATTTCACCTGGTTCAATAGCCATGCCGCCGATCGGCGGAGCCAGGCGCGTCCGTTGCCCCCCGGCATCTTGGTCGCCATGACCCTTGCGGCGTTCATCAGCATCGCGATAGGCATCTATCCCAGCCTGCTGTATGACCGCCTGCCCTTCCCCGTCGACTACGAGCCGTACACCGCCGCTCACGTTGTCTCCTCCCTGGGCTTCATGGCCTTCACTGTCCTTGGATTCTGGCTCTTCTTGGAAGCGTTCTGCCCGCACGCCGGCGTCGTCCTTGATGTTGATTGGCTCTATCGGAAAGCGGAGCGCCCGGTGCGGAGACTGGTGCTGGAGCCGGTGGCAGGCCTTTTTACGATTAGCCAGGTCGGGGCAGACCGGCTTGCCGGCTTCGCCACCAGGCTGCTCGCGGACCCGGGAGCCGTTGCCGCGACACGGCTCGTGCCGGTTGGCATCGCCATTTCCCTGGTCTTGGTGGTGGCGGGTGTCACAGTAGCCTGGAGTCTCCTTCGCTGAGAGTAGGAGACCTCGCCATGCCTTCCACCGACCTCCTCCTCACCAACGCCCGCGTCCTTACCTGCGACCCCTCGCGCCCCGCCGCCTCCGCCGTCGCCCTCACCGGCGACCGCATCGCCTGGGTCGGCGAGGCACAGGAGGCCGCCCGCCTCCTCTCCCCCGCCCGGACCCTCGATTGCCAAGGGAAGACACTCCTTCCCGGCTTCATAGACGCCCATATCCACCTCTTCGCCTATGCCGCCGATCTCCAGGGCGTTGACTGCTCTCCCCGCGCCGTGCGCTCCATCGCCGATATCCTCGCCGCTATCCGGCGGCGCGCTGCGGAGCTTCCTCGCGGTGCTTGGATCCGCGCCTGGGGCTTTGAGGACTTCCACCTTGCCGAACGCCGCCCGCCCACCGGGAAGGAGCTGGACGCCGCTGCGCCGCATCACCCGGTGAAGCTCACCCACCGCTCCGGCCACGCCTCGGTGCTCAATAGCCTGGCCCTTGCCCAACTTGGCATAACGAACGATACGCCGGAGCCTGAAGGCGCCACTATCGAGCGCGACCCGGCGACGGGCGATCTGACCGGCTACCTCCTAGAGATGGAACATCTCCTCAGCGGCCGCGCTCCCGCCCAATCATCTGAGTCGATCGAGGCGAGCCTCCTCGCCGCCGAGCGCCGCCTCCTCTCCTACGGCGTCACCTCCATCCATGAGGCCACGCCCACCCGCGCCTTCGAACATTGGCAGCGCTTCGCCGCCTTGAAGGGGCGTGGCCGCCTGCCCCTGCGCATCTACAAGATGTTCGCGCCTGCCGATCTCCCCGAGCTGCTCAAGCGCGATATGTCCTTCGGCTCAGGCGATCCCGGGCTCAGCGTCGGCGCGATCAAGATGATGCTGAATGAAACGGGAGAGCGCCTCTTGCCGGCACAGGAGATCCTTGAGGAGCAGGTCTACGCTGCCCACAGCGCAGGCTTCCAGGCGGCCTTCCACGCCGCCGAAGAGCGCGGCGTCCAGGCCGCCCTTGAGGCGGTCGAGAAGGCCGTCCGGCGCTCCGCCCAGGAGGCCGCTGATATCGCATCCCTGGGCATGCGCGTTCACGATCACCGCCACCGCGTCGAGCACTGCGGCATCTGCCCGCCGCCCCTGGCGCATCGCCTCGCCAAGGCCGCCATCCTCGTCGTCACCCAGCCGGCCTTCATCGCCGCCCACGGCGAGCGGTACCTGGCGCAGATTCCCCAGGATAAACAGGCGTGGCTCTACGCCGTAAAAAGCCTGCAGGATGCGGGCGTCCGGCTCGCCTTCGGCTCTGACTGCCCCATCGTCTCTCCCGAGCCGTTGCGAGGCATCGCCGCCGCCGTCACGCGCACGGCCGATTCCGGACGCACCGTCGGCGCCAGGGAGGCCGTCTCCCTAGAGGCGGCGCTCACCGCCTACACCCGCGGCGCCGCCTACGCCTCCGCCGATGAATCGCTCAAGGGCGTCATTGCCCAAGACCTCCTCGCCGACCTCGTCCTCATGAGCGAAGACCTCTCCCGCACTCCTGTAGCCCGCCTCGCCGACGTGACGGTGGAAAAGACCATCCTCGGCGGCTCCATCGTCTGGGAACGCTAATCGAATTGGCGAGGGGAGTCTCACGTGCAGCGCCTTACGGGAGAGGTATCCTTCTCCGTCGCCCTAAGAAGCGGCAATACCGATTCTTAGGGCGAACGGGCCTACGTTCCCCGGGTTGCCCCTGCAACTCAAATCCTCATCCGGCGTAGGGGCGTGACAAGCTCTTCCCGGCTGCGGCGCGGCACGCCCATCTTCAGGGAGTTGCCCTCGCAACCCTCGCACCGTCTCCCGTAGGGGCTGGCCTACCAAAAGGGCTCCGATCTCCTCGGAGAGGCCATCCCTCCCCATCGAGCGGATTACTGCGCCCTTACCCTCTCCCAGCTCCGATTCATCGGAGCGTCCGGGAGAGCCATTCCTATGGCGTGTGCTCTTCTTAGAGCTACAAGAGGGCACGCACAGGTCGAGTCCTCAAGACCCCGATGCCGCATCGGGGGTGAGGTCTCCGATTCCCATCCCCTCCATCTTCGCCGGGAGGGCCATTCCGATGGCTTGTGCTCATTCCTATGAGCTGTGCTAGTCCTCTAGCTACGGCTTGTCTCAGAGCAATGAGAGCCTAGGAAAGGCCTCGCCTACAGATTCCTATCGCACACGTAGTCGGCCAGGTTCAAGAGCGACCTTCGCACCGCCGTATCCGGCAAGATGGAGAGGGAGCCCTTTGCCTTGTCCCTCAGGTCGTTCGCGATCCTATGCGCCGCCGCCATGTTGCCCGGCTCCCGGATATTCTCTATCGCCTTCTGCCGCTTCTCTGCGTTCTCGCTATCTTCAAAGAACGCCTTGATCGAATCGTCCTTCGGGTGCCGCTCCATGAAGACGATGGCCGGCAGCGTCAGCGTTCCCTGCGCCAGGTCGTTCCCAACCGGCTTGCCCACCACAGTCTGCGACCCTTCAAAGTCCAGGATATCGTCAATCACCTGAAAGGCC
Above is a window of Chloroflexota bacterium DNA encoding:
- a CDS encoding amidohydrolase; amino-acid sequence: MPSTDLLLTNARVLTCDPSRPAASAVALTGDRIAWVGEAQEAARLLSPARTLDCQGKTLLPGFIDAHIHLFAYAADLQGVDCSPRAVRSIADILAAIRRRAAELPRGAWIRAWGFEDFHLAERRPPTGKELDAAAPHHPVKLTHRSGHASVLNSLALAQLGITNDTPEPEGATIERDPATGDLTGYLLEMEHLLSGRAPAQSSESIEASLLAAERRLLSYGVTSIHEATPTRAFEHWQRFAALKGRGRLPLRIYKMFAPADLPELLKRDMSFGSGDPGLSVGAIKMMLNETGERLLPAQEILEEQVYAAHSAGFQAAFHAAEERGVQAALEAVEKAVRRSAQEAADIASLGMRVHDHRHRVEHCGICPPPLAHRLAKAAILVVTQPAFIAAHGERYLAQIPQDKQAWLYAVKSLQDAGVRLAFGSDCPIVSPEPLRGIAAAVTRTADSGRTVGAREAVSLEAALTAYTRGAAYASADESLKGVIAQDLLADLVLMSEDLSRTPVARLADVTVEKTILGGSIVWER
- a CDS encoding monovalent cation/H+ antiporter subunit D family protein (subunit D of antiporter complex involved in resistance to high concentrations of Na+, K+, Li+ and/or alkali; contains an oxidoreductase domain; catalyzes the transfer of electrons from NADH to ubiquinone), with amino-acid sequence MTTAFDSPLPVLAVAAPLIGGLLVAASGRRPNLREAWTLLASLATIALVTAMLPKTLDGRHAQSVLFDLIPGVPIALRADAAGMLFALLAAVLWLATSLYSIGYMRALEERKQTRYYCAFALSISSALGVALADNLLTFVLFYELLSIVTYPLVIHHETPEALRAGRKYLFYTLSGGLALIGAVAWAYASGLDIAFRPDGAFSSAAASDATLWGLFALLSFGVGVKAAVMPLHSWLPSAMVAPTPVSALLHAVAVVKAGAFGFVRVIGFVFGVGLLKEMGAWGVLAGFAGATLIISSLLALRIDHLKRRLAYSTISHLSYIVLGTALLGPAAWTGALLHIVAHGFTKITLFFCAGAIHVTVHKDRVSELKGIGRQMPLTMGAFTIASLGMIGMPPLTLFASKWFLGTGAVEQGQEVFLFLYLIGGLLAAGYLLPIVARAYLWRSPHFASFREAPRLMLVPLLATAALTIIWGLAPDLPFHFLELSRGVARAVTGGAP
- a CDS encoding Na(+)/H(+) antiporter subunit D, with amino-acid sequence MNSIPPGLILLIGAVCVLLVPSRARSFVFLAFAVLVSVQLFFVLDTGDTVEWHWLGFTINPLRVDKLSLIFGYVFGLMAILGGIYAFHIRSRGAHAAALASGAAALGVVFAGDLLTLVLAWEAMALASAYLVSTGGTLRARGAAVRYLFVHLTGGAVLLSGILWHLGSGGGLAFNAFDGGTAAWLILIGFAVNAAIPPLHAWLADAYPESSVTGTVFLSAFTTKTAVYVLVRGFPGFDILVPFGVAMALYGVIFAMLQNDIRRLLAYHIISQVGFMVAAVGIGTETGINGAAAHAFVHVIYKGLLLMGAGAVLYATGKSRMSDLGGLSSRSMRAAFLLYLVGGLSISAFPLFSGFAGKSLVITAAEDEHMGWAVFLLYGASVGTFLSTTLKLPYFTWFNSHAADRRSQARPLPPGILVAMTLAAFISIAIGIYPSLLYDRLPFPVDYEPYTAAHVVSSLGFMAFTVLGFWLFLEAFCPHAGVVLDVDWLYRKAERPVRRLVLEPVAGLFTISQVGADRLAGFATRLLADPGAVAATRLVPVGIAISLVLVVAGVTVAWSLLR